A region of the Carya illinoinensis cultivar Pawnee chromosome 16, C.illinoinensisPawnee_v1, whole genome shotgun sequence genome:
ACACCAATCCATTTTTTATAATGTTGGGATAAGCTCTAATTTGTACCATGAACGATAATCTCTAGCGAGAACgagtttaaagaaaataattattctattatcaagtcgatgtttaaaatattatattatttacatcatttaaaagataaaattttatttagaaaatttaaattttaaaaatttatttttcgaatcaaattatgttacgtaaatattttattaagtatgctCTACACACCAgcttaaaaatagaatttctctcAAGAAAATAATTCTAGTTTGATGATATTATATGTACATATCATGTTTTAGAGGAGAAGTTGACATCACATAATAGTTTATTCTAGATAATATTAgctgtttaaaaataataataataaagtaggAGGCAAtttctcacatatatatatatacatacatatcatattatatatatatatatatatatatgcatacatacatgcGATCATATAGACATGCACATCAACATTAATTGTGGTACCATCATATCTCATGTTGAATTACCTGGAAAGAAAAGTTTAAACAAACCTACAATGTGAGGTGGAGTCTATATTAACATTATTGCCCAAACGATCAAATTCATAATTTTCCATCTAATCTATGGAGACTTCAAACTTACTACCTTAGTGAGGTGAAGTCAAAGCTAACATTGTTGTTTACAAAGACTTGAACTCATTCAGTGATCTAGCCCTCCACACACCGGGGGCTAGATTGGCCCCACAGCCGTCCTCCTAGTCCCAGCCCATCCAAAATCCCTCATCGCTCAAACTACCACTAGCAACTtaccaaaattgaaaaaaaaaaaaaaaaaagttcaaattctaagtctcagagagagagagcaatatTTTGGAGAgttggtttattaaaaaaaaaaaaaacttaacttaaaataaaacaacatcattttaatatatatactatatgtatgtgtatatatataattgagatGGGTAGATAGGGCAAACGGGCTGGGGGCTAGCCTAAGTCGTGTCCCTCGATGCCTAGCAAATGAGTGCGAACATCTACTAGCATGCCCCCATCTAGTGACAGGAGCTCATGCTCTATCCAAGCAAGGGCTAGATAGGGTGAGCAGGGTGGCGAAGCCCCACCGCCCACCCCTATAAACAATCCCTCATCCTTTCCATCTTCATCTCCTCTCTGCCCCCACCTTATTTTCGGCATTGTcatctttataaatattttttgtaaattttctaattttttcctCTCAATTGGTTCATTTAGACCTAGTTTACTACTTTCCGACAACCAAAGGTCTACACACGTTCTACCATACCAATATCTAGGTGATGATCTACCGTTGAGCACGCGTGACCGACACTCTTATAATGGCATAACGCATTTTATGACTACATGCGTCATATTAGTAGATTCAAAGTCTCCATATATGTTCTATCTTACTCACCCCAACCCCAATACCACTAGCTACACACTTCTTGTTATAGTCGTGACAACGATTTCCATCCACAGGTGAACCAAGTCCGTAAATGTCATCTATCTCTGCCCTCTATGCAGAAAATGGATGTAGATTAATTCTTCAATCTCGTATactattttttctcttgaatttttctttgcatTGTGTTATTTATAATGGAGTAATTACGGAGAATCCCAATCTCTACTTCCCGAATCTTGATATTTCATGTAAATCAATGATGGGTAAGGACTTTAGTGATGGAACAATCCATGGCGACGTAACACCAACACAAACAACTTTATAGAGCCGCCAGTACAGGATTCTTTCCTCGCCCCCAAAGctaacttttttaacttttaagccACCACTGTCCGCCCACTTTGTCTGTCTCCATGAtgtttcattaattaattaattaattaattaattaattacaaggTTTTCTTTGATATGAAAGTGAAAGGCTTTGAAATTAATCTCTTCAAAACATTTCTTTAAGGAGGTCCAACAAGCAAAGTTGCCTACTTGACCATATCTTGTCCCTTCGCTTCCACCCTTTCACCATCACACcgattactttttttaaatgatattaatatttaaagtaCAATTGACACTGTGCAGATGAGCTTAAAATTTTGTTCGAGTAGATAAGGCCGGCGGCCGTCACTGTACATCCACGTCACAAATCTAATCTCCCTTCTTCAGATAGAGAaccacatatatattaattattaaatgttttttcataaaatattgcGAATCCACACCTCGGTTGTGTCATTTGTCTACTTTATCTATCGCTTTGGACTGGATAAATCAATGAGACAGATTATGGTGTCTTGTCAGTACTGaggggatatttttttttaagaaatttttttaaatgggcAAGAGAATTCTGAGAAAATCCAATCATTCCCGGACCCAGTCTTTTCCTACAGAACCCCACTCTCTAAAATATGAACagcaacaccccccccccccccccccaaaacgtTAAAGTCGAGTTTTTGTTCCTATAAACAATGAGATTAACATGGCCGGTAGCCTGAACAGAGATgtccagaaaaataaaaaacaacaataaatagaGAGTTTCGTGGCATATGGATGCCCATCCATGGAAGTAGATCATTGCAATGCAGATTTCCCGGCATCCAAACAGATTATCATCAGAGTTTCTTTTTTGCCTGGTCAAAATGGTATATGCTTTACACCAAGTCAGCCGTTCAAAGGTCAGAGACAAGAAGaatgagaagatgaagatgagattacaagtaaaagattatattagttggcaaaagaataaaaagaggtAACAAAGTTTAATATTCGGAGATAAATCCAACAAGAAATCCAGAAAATCATATACAAATCATTGACATTTTTCAAACAAACCGCTGCCCATTCTTTGGAAGCACGAAGATTTCCATCTTCGAtacaaaaagttatttttccCCTCCAAATTTCCAAAGAACAGAGAGAAGCACAAAATAGAGATTTCGGTCTCTTGCTCCCCCCATCAACCATTTACAGTGTCCAGCATCAACATGATATTTACAAACTCGGAAGAATTGACGGCAACCGATGTTAAAAACTAATAGcgcaaaataataaaatcaaacccAATACAAGAAACAATGGTAATGGCAGCCCAATTATCTCAGGAATCATTTCACTTGAGCAGCTCCGAAACCCACCCTACATCAGGGGCGGACACTGCCAAGTTGACTCCTCTGAGCGAGTTTTCCTTACTTAGTTTCGCATAAATCTGGGCGCGTATGTCCCTCCCAGACTCCACTCTCTCCATTGCAGGCTCCTCTTCGAATTTATAATTGTCGAGGAGACGGAGTCCCGAACGAGTTGAGGAACGAGTTGGAGTAGAAGGCGGGCTACAGAACCCGGGTCGGAGAGTCGACCCACGCGGAGAGCAAAACCCAGGTCTTATTTGAACTCCCCAAGGCGGAGGGCTCAttttcaacttcccaatctGAATGTTTCGCATTGAAGAAGTGATTTCGCTAACCGAGATCACGGATCTGCCACCGAGCGGAACGCTACTCGGTGACGTCGGCGGCGAGTCAGAAGGTGGAGAAACTAGCGGCGAAGTCAGGATTGAAGTCGGCGAAGAAACAAAGGACCCCTTGGTCAAGTACGAGTCAAAGCCATGTCGAACGGGCGATCCATCAAAGGAGTCGCCAGACCCATGACCCCTCGGACTCTGCTGGGGCAGGACCCGAAGTTGCTCTGGCGTGTGAGCGAAAAAGCAGACACGGCGGCGACAACTCTGGCCGTCCTTGCACGGCTGAGTGTGGTAACGACTCGGGTGCAACCAGCACTCGAAGACACCGTGAGCGAACTCGCACAAGTCACCCTTGCCGCAACTCCCCTTGCGGAAATCGGGGCAAGCCGTGCCGGAGTACAGGTACTTGCGCGGATCCCTCCGGCGAGCCTTCTCTCCAGGATGAGCATACGGACACTCCGTCCAGTCATGTGACCTCGCGCGAGCGCACCTCCGTACCTTAAACTCGTACATCCGGAAATGGTCACACGAGAATGCGTCGACGGGAATGTCGGACTCCTCCTCTGCCAGAGAGTCCGACTGGTTCGACGGCAGGTAACGGTGAAGGGCCGCGAACGATTCGAGGAGAGGAAAGTGGTCCCCGACACCAGCATTGCCGTTGAAGTTAATGGAGGGGCTACTTGGGGAAAATGGCGACGCCATTCCAGTCGTCAGATCCTCAACTGGGTCCCAGTTCCACGGAGGGATTTCGACGGTTGGATTTCCGATCATCATCTTTGTAGTAGTTTTGGACCTTTTGGTTTCCACTGCGTAGATATCAAATCACAGAGAATATGGTTTTTcacgtatatatatacacacacgcaaACTGCTTCGGACTCAGGAGAGAAGGAGAACTTAACCGTGGTTAAGTTATCAATCAACCGTGGTTAAGTTAAAGTGTATTCGCTTTTCCGTGCGATGGGATGCGTTCTAGCTGTGGGCATCCTCACGTATAAGATTGCACCGCCCCCTACATTCTAAGCCATTGGATTCATTTTGTTTTAACAACGGCAAAAAATAGACGGCGGCCAGAGGTTCCAAACTCCTAATACGAGGTGCGGTATACAATATGCTTTCCCTTTAGGCATTGTTCTTATCCTACAGTGCCACCGTTAAAAttgatgctatatattataaaagtaatgtACAGtctctatttaaaaattaaaatataaatataaataattttattttttaaattttttaaaattattaaaatatttttcttaaaatgatattttttttttaataaatgcatGCACATATAATCTCAACTTGAggactataaatagaatttctctattataattattgtgtattttttaaaaaaagaaataaattttattattattaaaaatataattttttatatagattacagatttatttatttttttaaataagtatgtgatacttttttaaataagtacGTAATACTTACACACTATATgatgataaatattatttttttaaaattaaatatgaaataagaattaagaatttttcttttcactataGTTTTTCTTGTAAATCCAACTCTTACACCTCCAATTAAGGGAGTACTAACATCAATTAGTGGGGGGTCCGAAGGAAATCAGAACATAGATCTTAGTAAAGATTTTTAGttcaaaagatttttgaaaactttgaaCATATTAAGGGTTTGTTTGGTTACATAAAATCAAACCATTTCATCTCacaaaatcattataaattttcttaaattttcacataaaatatattaaacaatttaaattttttaaattttaaaataaaaataatattataataatattttatttaacttttaacagaatatctcatttcatcttatctcatctgaattacAATTACATAATCAAATGAGACAGTTTCAAATCTATGATTGCATGAAAACCATTCTTAAACCTCCTGATCTTGACATCATGGGAATTAGATAAGAatcatatcattattttattaatcaagCTAGGGATAAACATTGCtaataatatgtatttttaactCAATAACAGGTGATTGCTTGTATTGTAATCTCTCCTTATTTGAACAATATTATGATTTTGGATTCAGTTACATGACTACATATTATCTCAAGGGTAAAAGCTGATTCTGTTATGGTATATGACAGCCTTGGATTCTGCTTGCGGTCTACATCTGTTCTAAAATTAATgctaattttccttttcaagaaaaacacaCCATATTCACTAACCGTACCAAAATAGAAACAAACATCATTGTCAATTTAAGGGCTGATTTAGTTATCAAAATTTAactttatctcattattataatttttttaaaatttatatataaaatataataaataatttaatttttttaaaatttaaaataaaattaatattataataatattttatttaatttttaacaaaatatcttatctcatcttatctgaatTGTGTAACCAAATAATACCTTAAGTTGCTTATAGATCTCACAATAcaatggaaaaataatttttttaatatttattcaaattcaagaatataaaatattagtcattgtgaatttttataagaatataaaatatttaataaattttaggtATAAGATTGGTTGCTGTTTAAcaaagaataatttatttttgagaaaaataccTTAGTAACAAAAACATTTCTAacagtaaatttaaaaattgatgtaacttgatataatacataaaattaatcaaaataaatttatcatttaaaattatatcaatttttaaatttatttttaaatgagcaTTTTATATCGTAACACTTCTCAAATTGTAatattgtttatatattgttCTTTACacccttcatttttcttttcttgtattttaattttctccGGTGAAATGCCTGTGCATCAAACATTTCTGAGCCAGTTTAAGTAAAGGAATCGACAGAGCTGGTGGTACTAATGGATAATTGGATATCCCTTGCTGCGATGCAAACTACAAAATCACTACGGACTGGCATGGGTTATCCTGTTCTGCCGGTATGGGGAAATTTCACAATCAATACTGTGCACAAGTGGTTGGTGGCCTTATCAGATTCATCAACAaccttttatcttcttcttctttcttttttttctttttttttttttcttttcctcggGAAAGTTAATGTTTTggaaaagagattttatataaaattacttctTTTAGAGATTTGTTTTacgatttaagaaaaaattttatattggatTATGGATCTtttaagtcaaaataataaaaaaaatattattattaactttttgcctcttttttttatataaattttgcaaTTAACACCTCCTACAAATTTCAGTATTTAACCTGTGCTCAAAAATATCAATCTCATGTATCTAAATATTACCAATTTCATATACCATTTTATATATACACCAATTTTATCAACAAATATTAACATGTGCTCAAAAATAGTTTGTCTGCATCGtcaacttaatacaaatttcatatattaaaatcaatttaatacaAGTTCTAAAAGGTTGATTTTGATACAAATTCATATACTTGATACAAATTTCTTTCAAGTTGTCTAGAATACAAATTTCCAGCACCAAAACCAATACTAAGCAATCAAAATAAGCAACAACTCTATCAAAATTTCCAACACCAAAACAAGCCACAGCAACTTCACCACACAGTCAAAACAAGCAACAACTCTACCAAAATTTCCATCACCAATATCAAGCAGCAACTCCATCCACAAGTAGTAGTTATAAGTCTTCCAGCAGCTCTATTAGCAACAAAAAATTGACCCAATCGAGACCACCCACCAGCAACTAACCGCTAACAAAATACAGTTCTGTTAAGAGATGCAAAAAACGATTTCCATTTGGTAGCAACCAGCAATACAACAATACCCAAAACATATCACTACGAAGtcaaaacaattacaaaataacCAAAACCAATCAAACAACTAAGTGTGAGATATGGCCTTATTCATTTGTTCCTCAATAATTTACATTTGAAAATTATGGAAATACTCTTGTTGCACAGAATTCATGGAATCAATATCTAATTTCACAATTCCatatcaatttttctttttttaagagcTACTAATTCATATCTTTCTTCTTGAaccttaatttctattttaagtTTTCTCTTCTTAACAAGTAGTAACTTAGATCTGTCTTTCTCAAACTTCATTATTGATTCTCTTCTCTCCATCATACAAATCTTCCTATCATCTTTCATTTGCCTTAAGGCctcattaaatttattatattatatttctgaacctttttttgtttctatctttctttttcagTTTGGAGTAATACCTAAACATCAGACATTGTCTTTTCTTCTTATGAGTTCCACATGTACTTGTCATTTTGGTTGGTGTCGCAAAAGATTTCAACAATGATCCTTGTTGAAGTTGGTTTTTTTCATctcacaatataaaatttttgccTTCCCAATCTACAAATTAGTGGAACAATCAATACAATCTGTCATTGCAAATACTTAATAATTAGAACAATAAAATATTGACAAAACCATTACACCTTGTTTAGCTTGGTCGCACCGCTTGGATACATTCTTTCAACTTAGGCCATCAAACCACAAAATTTCTTGatctattttttaatggttGACCAGCGATTAGTCAAAGAGGATACAGACCGTTCAAAACCATTAGATTTTTTATAGGAGTAGTAATCATAAATTCTATCCACAATTATGTGGAGGTTTGGCCAGTTTTCCCGTATGGAGTCTATACTAATGTTAAATCAAGCTGAAACGAAGAGAATATTTTCCCCTATAGTAAATAACACAACCCATTGGGATTTTTATTTAGGTGCCATTTTTTTCTATTGGGGTTGCGTCGCTTGGACATTAACATTTACAGTATTCATATGGGATTGTTAATACCACCCTCACCACTTTTCAATAGTGTGGTGAATAATGGATCCTCATCAATCAGAGTGCTAATCctttaacaaaatattgaatGACAAAATGTCActaaaatagaatattaaacaGTCCATTGTACTAAAATACAAAGTGTTTATCCTTCAACAGTATCAAGAATGTATTCATAGTCATATTGGCAACTAAAATAACATATTATAACAAAGGATTAGCAAAACCAATAACAAATTACAATCAAACGTCTTCAAAACAACAACTGAAAAACCTCAAAATTAAAAACAGTTTCCTAACAGCAACTCCAAGCCAATTAGATGACGGCAAGTGTACCAAAGTTCCTAAATTTTCCATATTCCCAAATTTCCCATACACCAAATATTTATGAAGGAACTACATGCTAACTAGATGATTGCATGTGTActaaatttcccttttaagacattcatatgaaattatatcCATACATGATTTCTAGAGAGCCCCAAAAGTAAGTTAAAGAAATTTACATAGGTGCACAACCACATTATGAGTGGTGAAAAGAACTATTTGATCTTTGATTATTTCTCACTAGTTCAACTATAATTACACTTactaatctaaaaaataaagtagaaaTACATAATAGCATAATAATCGAAACCCCAATataaaaccaagaaaagaaaCTTAAAAGGTAATCTAGATTAAACAAAATCAAAGGACAAAGCAATAAAATACTTTGTCATGCTCCTACATGTTTACAAaaatcaaaaccctaaattcatccctaaaattattttggaaataAAAACCCTAATTTAGATTAAATGAAGCATCCAAACAACAATTAGAAAATCAAAATCTATGTAATAAAAATCTCTTGGCAAAACAGAGAGATCAATGTTTAATTTATCCTAAGTAGTTGATATAGAAAACACAAGGCGGTGCAGCGGCCATGGTGATTTCCATATCAATGGCGATGGAGGAAGTGCATTGTCCTCTTGAGAGACTGAATATCTCGAAAAAATTTCATGATCAAGAATTTTAAAAGGGAGAAATAGGGAATATTCACTCGGTAAGAGAGAGAGCTAGAGAATGAGGAAATAGAGAATAGAGGAAGAAAATCATACTTGACCATGATGAGAAAAGTCTAGAGCTGTTGCAAGGTCCGTCAAGAGCTGTTGAGAGTGAAATttgctcaattttttttttcttgtatgggctttgtttcagttgaggAAAGGAGGGAAAAGAGGAACTATGTAGGGACAAGAGAGAGGTCTCGGGATGAAAATGAATCACGTTGGTGTCGAGAGAGAGTGAGAATAgtaggagagagaaataattagtaaaataacatTTGTAGAGTGAAGAGTAGATCTTCAAACTTATAGAAATATTGTTCATATGAATCTAGAATTATAGAGATACATAATCCTATGCAATCAAATTAAGAGTCATAATATACAAATATGTCATTGTATTTGCATATGCAGATACTAATGCCAATATTCTAATTATGTCACGaggatttttatgatttttttttttgacttaatAATTCGGTAAgtagtttttaataattttgtgttttttaagttttattttaaatatttggtggttctaaaaaaatatttgaaaaaagtaaataaacttttttttcctttccagtAAGCATCCTTGGTGAGGATGTCGGTAGCATTAGCATTATCCCAATGTTTTACCACAAGAATTACAAGCGGATTTGAAAGATTGAGAACAGTTATTGCATTAGATTAACGATGGATTAACATTTTCTTGGTGCATTTGATATGAAAATCAACAGGAAAATTAAGCACGAATGCTTGCAACTTTGGCCCTGATGAATCAATCAACTTAATCATGACTAGAACTCGAAGTTTTATCATTATGATGGAGCTGCGAGGTTCATGTCCAAAGGTCTAAGGCAATATTATTGAATAATTTGCTGTAATGCAGGTCCAGTCCTTATTTCAATATTACTTGATGTTCTACTTCATGTGAAATGGAAAGTCTTGTATGAAATAATTTA
Encoded here:
- the LOC122299719 gene encoding zinc finger CCCH domain-containing protein 23-like translates to MMIGNPTVEIPPWNWDPVEDLTTGMASPFSPSSPSINFNGNAGVGDHFPLLESFAALHRYLPSNQSDSLAEEESDIPVDAFSCDHFRMYEFKVRRCARARSHDWTECPYAHPGEKARRRDPRKYLYSGTACPDFRKGSCGKGDLCEFAHGVFECWLHPSRYHTQPCKDGQSCRRRVCFFAHTPEQLRVLPQQSPRGHGSGDSFDGSPVRHGFDSYLTKGSFVSSPTSILTSPLVSPPSDSPPTSPSSVPLGGRSVISVSEITSSMRNIQIGKLKMSPPPWGVQIRPGFCSPRGSTLRPGFCSPPSTPTRSSTRSGLRLLDNYKFEEEPAMERVESGRDIRAQIYAKLSKENSLRGVNLAVSAPDVGWVSELLK